Within the Deltaproteobacteria bacterium genome, the region AGTGCCCGAGGTTTACCAACCTCCAATGGACGAACCAGCAACGCAGCTTGGGGCGACTTGGCAGAGGCACTGGCCGATGGTGTCCGAAACAACGACCGAAGCTTCTTGAGAGGCATTTCCGCCGGCCGGAAAAAGCAAGTGATCACAAAAGCCGTTGATATGCTTGAGAACCCAAAGGGGCGCTCTGCGGCCGACAAACGACAAATGCGTTCCAATGCATTTACGGTTCTATTTGCAATGACTGGCTCGTTACCGCGTAGCCGCTCAACGGCTCGCCTAATCAATTCAGCTCATAATGCCATGATGGATGCGGCGCAAAATGAGAAGAATCCTCGATTAGCAAAACACATGACACGCTTGATGACGGATAAAAATTACCAAAGCAAGCTCACGAAGACTCAGAAGACAGAAGTGAAAGAGCTCTTTGAGGCCAAGTTTCCACAGAAATTTGATGTGGAAAACATTCTCGATGACGAAGGTTATATTCGATGGGATCACGCCATTCAGGAAGGCGAGAATATGTATCGCTCGTACCTGGTGAACGTGCAGAAAAACAGAATTGGCGGCAGTCAGTTTGAAATCGTAGAGCAGGGCGACGGCTGGGCAGAGTTGGAAGTAAAGTTTGACCGAAGCCGCGGTGAAGATGGCCGCGTTAAGGGGATACGGCTTCATGTGAGAACCTATGATGACGACATGTTTGATAAAGTTGGTGAAGGTGTTGGAATCTCTTATGGCGGTCACTCAGATACCGGTAATAACCAGGAGAAGTCCCTAGCGAACGCTCTGAAAAAGGGTCGTCATGCAGATAATCCACAGCTTATTTTCTTAGACCTTTGTGCTGGTTTGGATGGCCTTGACGACGGAATGGAGAATCTCGGTAATGTAGAATTGATTACCACTGTGGATTCTTCGCTCTACGGTATTGGAAAGTTGAAGGATGAAAACGGGACATTCAAAGGCGTGATTGAAAGCGAAATGCAGCCTGCGCTTTTTGCCATTTGGGAAGGCTTGAGCCGAGAAGAAGGCTACGGACCTATTCGCAATCGTGTAAAACGTGAACTCGACTCAGATCTTCATCACTATGAGACCAACTATATTTTGGGAACTTTAAAGGATTACCGCGATATTCGTTGGGCACACATGGATGGCGATGACGATGGTGTAACTGATGCGCTCGATATTCATTATCGTTTTGGCACCGTGAACCCGCGTAAATCTGTTAATCTGACTTTGAAGGCCCGAAACGATGTAGAAAAGCTTAATGGAGATACGGTTCGGGATGCCGCGCTCGATGTAAACGTAAGCACGCACTACAACGCATTGACCACTGGCTATGTGGGAGCTGCGCACGGATTTACTTCCGGTGGATTCTTCGATGGCGGCGAGAGCCAAGAGCTGGTTCGTTTTGTTGAAGCGAAGAATACGGGTGGTAAATATATCACTTCTATTCAGGTGAATTCTGGATTGGCACATGCATCCAGAGAAACCCTGGGAGCTTTGGTTCATTATGAATCAATGATGCATTTGGTGAATTCTGGTGTCCTTCCTGAAATGAAGGAAGATGAGCAAAAGCTCATGGCACTCGTATTCGCAGCCTCGCGACTGGGTAGCGACGGTAAGGATTACAGCAACGATAGCCGAATTTGGAAAAAGCTCTTAGGCGCTTTAAATTTACCTACGTCCATGCCGTTTAAGCCGCTTGCTGACCGATTGGCACGTGAGCACAGCGATTATTGTGGTAATATGGCGATGGTAAGAGGCTACAAGACTCACTTAAGCGCAGCCGAGAAAAAGGCGCTCAAGGATCCTTCAAGAGGTCGCTCGAGCAGTCATGTTGCTTAAAGGTTAATGCAGACGCCGGCCCGAGGGTTAGTGGCTGCATCGAAGACGTAGCATATTTGACCTTCTTGGCAGCTGGCTGGTCCTCCAACCGCAGCTCTTGAATCACATATTTCTACGCAAGCCATAGGCTCGTTTGGGTCGCCATTGGGATAGCCGCAGAGTAAGTCATCCTGGCATGGCATCATGTCACCATCTCCTGAACAGGGTTCACCCAGTCCCGGTGGATTCTCAACACTTGGATAACAAACGCCGTTTGGTGAAGCCAGTGGATAGCATGCAGAGTTACCTGAATCGCTGCATGTATTCCCGTCGTCAATTCCGCAAGTGTTGGAGCAAACATTGGTTCCGAAAGCGCAGATGCCCTCTGAGCAAGCCGTAGCGTCGCCTTGCCGAGCTTCTTGTGAGCAGCTATCGCCCAGGTCAGCACCGCCGCGCTGAGCCAAGCACCAACCAAAATCTTCGAAACCATTGTTGAATGGGCCATAGCAGACGCCTGCTTCATCCCCCAGGGCCGCCACATCACAGGGCGCAAGCCACTCTTTGTCTTGCATGTTGTTGTTGAGGCCGCCTCCTGGTGCGCAGGTGTTCCAGAAGCAATGAGAAGCGAAATCCTGAAGCCCTGGCATACCTTCGGGGATGCATGATTCATAGCCAAAGCAAGTATCGTTGCTTTCACAGGATTCAACGCAAAAGGAGAAACCAATTCCATAACGACAACTCAGTGCACTTGAGCAGAGCGCGTCTTCATCGCATTCAGCATAGCGCCCACCAACGCAGACGTTTTCTTCGCAGAGCTGATTGTCTTCGCAATCTTCATCAATATTGCAAGTTCCAGTGCCGCCTACACATAAACCAGAAGTAGGGTCGCAGAGTTCACCAGCTGCCTCATTGCATACAACATCTTTGCATTTTGCGACACACTCTCCATTGTCACATCGTTGCGTGCTGTCGGAACAATCAGCATCCGTTGTACATGTGTTCGTAGAATCGTCGGCCGAATCATCACCGATTTCGCATTGCCCGGTATCGGCGTTGCACACTGTACCGTCACCGCATGTGTCTACAGAGCAACCGGAATCCGATTGGCATGCGGTCAGACAGGCCAACATGAGCAGAAAGGCGAGCTTAACGAAGATGTTCATTCTTTTACCTTAGGCTGATAGGTATTCATCCTCTATAATAGAAGCGAGTGAATTGAAAAGATGATCTTGTTTGGCCGGTTAGGCTGTTCGTTCCCTAGACTGGAAGAGTTTGATTCCCTAGCCTTAACAAATACTTAGGGTTTCTTGGTGAGCGTGCTAACCACATTTGAGCACCCTTTGTTGGCGACAGTATTTTCTATGACTGTACCCGTGACCCCCTGAAGTGGGCTATAGTTCTGACATGGTTGAGGGCGACGAAGCACAGCTGAATTTGGGCGTTATTGCCAGCGAGCGAATCGAGATTCCCGACGAGATACTCGACATGCTTCCTGAGGACGCCATCTCACCACTCACGTTTCATATTGCGAATAACCCTGGAGACCGGGATGCAACTTTGGGCCTTGGTCTGTGCCTCTTTCAGGCGGAAGATGTGCTTCGAGGCTGTGATGTTATCTGTAATTTGGCTCGGCGCCTCATCTACCAGGGGCGCGTTTTAGAGGCCGTTTTCGTTGTTCACCAAGGTCTGCGTCAATCACCCAAACATCCGACGCTTCAAGATATGCTTCGTCGGATTCACAGCATTACGGTCGAAGTAAAGCGCGGGGAGTTTGAAGCGGAGCACCCAATGACCGAAGAGGCTCCAGAGGACGTAACGCTTGAAGCTTTGAAAGCAGCTCAGCCTCAAGACAGGCATGAAATTGCTCGGCGCCTCGTTGCGAGCTACCGGGTGCCCGGGGATCCTATGATTCCATTGCCGGTTCCGCTTTTATCAGAACTTAATGAGAGCAACTTTGTGATGATGGTTGATCACTTGCAGTACCGGCGTGTTCCCGACCAACGGGTGATTCTTGAAGAGGGCGATAAGCGAGATTCTATTGTGGTGGTTGTGAATGGCCACATGAATGTCAGCCGGGGCGGTAAGCATCTCGGTAAAGTGGGCCCAGGTATTGTTCTGGGTGAGTCTGGGTTGCTCACGCGGGAGACTCTCCCGGTATCGGTGCACGCCCACCACGAAACCGAATACTTTGAACTCACTCGGCTTGCGGTTCGCGATATGGCCAGAACCAACACCCGTATTGTGACTCAGCTTCAAAGCTCGTTTTATAAGCAGATTCGCGGAAATATTCTTAACACAGCTCCATTGTTTGAGCTTTTCGAGGATTACGCCCAGTACATCTTGATCGAAGAATTTGAGATAGCGCATTTTGATCCAGGTGCCGTGATTGTCGAGCCGGGTAACGCATCGGCGCCGCTCTATATTGTTGCCTCAGGTAGTGTTGAGTTGCGGGTTGTTGCCGATGAAGCCGATCCGGTTATCTTCGAAGTGGCCATTATTAACGAGAGTTTGGGAGCAATTTCTCACCCAGCCAATGGTGCTCAAGTGGATGCAGTGGCACGAAGTAGAGTGACTGTTTTAAAGCTTGATGCAGAGAAGTTTGAAGGCCTTTTTGCGGACCACCCCAAAGCGCGGGAATACCTCGAAAATCTTGCTAAGCGCCGTTTGGCTGAAGCCCAAGCACTTTAATTAGCGCCGTTCCTTGTCCTTTTTTCTCCACCTGTTATTCATCAACCCATGAGCTTAGAACTGATTGGTATAGGTTATTCTCCTTGGACTCAGAAAGCCCGTTGGGCTCTGGACCATCACCGCATTGAATATAAATATTCAGAGCATCTCATCATGGTTGGCATTCCATTACTAAGAATGAAGACCGGACGGTGGCTTGGTGCAGTGACAGCTCCGTCTCTGGTCGGGCCGGAGATTCCACTGCTGGACTCATTCTCCATTGCTCGGTGGGCAGATGGGCAGGG harbors:
- a CDS encoding cyclic nucleotide-binding domain-containing protein; translated protein: MGYSSDMVEGDEAQLNLGVIASERIEIPDEILDMLPEDAISPLTFHIANNPGDRDATLGLGLCLFQAEDVLRGCDVICNLARRLIYQGRVLEAVFVVHQGLRQSPKHPTLQDMLRRIHSITVEVKRGEFEAEHPMTEEAPEDVTLEALKAAQPQDRHEIARRLVASYRVPGDPMIPLPVPLLSELNESNFVMMVDHLQYRRVPDQRVILEEGDKRDSIVVVVNGHMNVSRGGKHLGKVGPGIVLGESGLLTRETLPVSVHAHHETEYFELTRLAVRDMARTNTRIVTQLQSSFYKQIRGNILNTAPLFELFEDYAQYILIEEFEIAHFDPGAVIVEPGNASAPLYIVASGSVELRVVADEADPVIFEVAIINESLGAISHPANGAQVDAVARSRVTVLKLDAEKFEGLFADHPKAREYLENLAKRRLAEAQAL